In Dermacentor albipictus isolate Rhodes 1998 colony chromosome 6, USDA_Dalb.pri_finalv2, whole genome shotgun sequence, the following proteins share a genomic window:
- the LOC139060887 gene encoding protein NLRC3-like encodes MTAEEGETVAALASEGTAASGNEGMSYSEHIVARLTKRGLDFDRACQYDQYHADCWLCHDLDRWSKVLHPVSFELVEAEPARLAIRSTQTNRRRYSDEDELYDAAYVFCWLPKAHRCVQRIVMEGQGTVLFYRPAFTLALALGRSVNVQHLKLHGGHETPVCEEELSEGLAGLERLRSFEFSRFTINASMSRCVANLLRRNARHLTAVSFSHNNMSQKCVNRLLRALQSCRHLGELSLLGNNVSKGNVNSVARLLRVAKSLTKLTLDQSLGNNVSLFAVSEALQANTSLLELHIGQCDTRFEPLFEALIANKTLKHLDLNGCNINGSNAESLATALRSNVGLKKLELKDAHVDADSMVTLAHGLETNSALELLDLRDNTATVRAINTFCRMLRNNKTIKSVQFSEVEATELERSTLSFQMAQDKGYSRMQMTWAEPDLPPLSAAMALPSESPTELHLSDANEVAEVSISALFENLATNEHVRTVTVETRAERRQIALAFCRVLALNQTIQNLEFSMALDDSDHGLFGTVAKALATNNTVSQVCFRSSEISLRSLKSIAFMLSKNTAITKLELNITRSVPIKRLAILSRALVKNQSVVDFTLTSVPDANRVSFRMFTSIRRNTSLLNMAVRFLTHQRLDRQAAVAFEALSEKASLVPHIMKVTEQTEDKAKKDVQSAKRYIQSNYFQLAGIVRESVVCHLGLGRQIDTLNHDCLCSITRYLKLSDIVSVHCDNPNGQP; translated from the exons ATGACGGCCGAAGAGGGTGAGACAGTCGCGGCCCTTGCGTCGGAAGGCACAGCTGCAAGTGGCAATGAGGGCATGTCGTACTCCGAACACATCGTGGCACGGCTAACAAAGCGCGGTCTAGACTTTGACCGAGCCTGTCAGTACGACCAATACCACGCCGATTGCTGGCTCTGCCACGACCTCGACCGATGGAGCAAGGTCTTGCATCCAGTGAGCTTCGAACTTGTCGAAGCCGAACCGGCCAGGCTGGCCATCCGCTCGACGCAGACAAATCGGCGTCGGTACAGCGACGAAGACGAACTTTACGACGCCGCTTACGTCTTCTGCTGGCTGCCGAAGGCGCATCGGTGCGTTCAGCGCATCGTGATGGAAGGCCAGGGGACTGTGCTCTTCTATCGACCAGCCTTCACCCTCGCGTTGGCGCTGGGCCGTAGCGTCAACGTCCAGCACCTGAAGCTTCACGGTGGCCACGAAACGCCCGTCTGCGAAGAAGAGCTTTCCGAAGGGCTGGCTGGCCTTGAACGTCTCAGGAGCTTCGAATTTTCCCGTTTCACCATCAACGCATCAATGTCGAGATGCGTGGCAAATTTGCTAAGACGAAACGCGCGCCATCTTACTGCGGTTTCCTTCTCCCATAACAACATGTCGCAGAAGtgcgtcaaccgcctcttgcgTGCGCTGCAGAGCTGTCGCCACCTCGGCGAGCTGTCTCTCCTCGGGAACAACGTATCAAAGGGAAACGTGAACTCTGTCGCCAGGTTACTGCGCGTCGCCAAGTCCTTGACCAAGCTGACGCTCGACCAGAGTCTGGGAAACAACGTCAGCCTATTCGCCGTATCAGAGGCGCTCCAGGCCAATACGTCCCTGCTAGAGCTCCACATTGGCCAGTGTGACACGCGCTTCGAGCCCCTTTTTGAAGCGCTAATCGCGAACAAGACCCTGAAGCACTTGGACCTGAACGGCTGCAACATCAACGGCAGTAATGCGGAGTCACTCGCGACAGCACTGCGTAGCAACGTAGGGCTGAAAAAGTTGGAATTAAAGGACGCTCATGTCGATGCCGACTCAATGGTGACACTTGCTCATGGGCTGGAAACGAACTCTGCTCTCGAGTTGCTGGATCTGAGGGATAACACCGCTACTGTACGTGCCATCAACACGTTCTGCAGAATGCTGCGAAATAACAAgactataaagagtgtgcagtTTTCTGAAGTTGAAGCTACAGAACTGGAAAG GTCAACTCTCTCCTTTCAAATGGCCCAAGACAAAGGCTACAGCCGTATGCAGATGACTTGGGCCGAGCCCGACCTTCCCCCACTGTCTGCAGCCATGGCACTTCCTTCAGAGTCCCCGACAGAACTCCACCTAAGCGATGCCAATGAGGTCGCCGAAGTCAGCATTTCTGCGCTCTTTGAAAATCTCGCCACAAATGAACATGTGAGAACTGTAACAGTCGAGACGAGAGCAGAACGCAGACAAATCGCTCTTGCGTTCTGCCGTGTGCTCGCCTTGAACCAGACTATCCAGAATCTTGAATTTAGTATGGCCCTTGACGATTCAGACCATGGGCTGTTTGGCACGGTCGCCAAGGCACTCGCGACAAACAACACAGTGTCTCAAGTATGTTTCAGAAGCTCAGAAATATCCTTGAGGTCGCTCAAGTCGATTGCTTTTATGCTTTCAAAAAATACCGCAATCACCAAGCTGGAGTTGAACATTACTCGATCCGTACCCATCAAGCGCCTTGCCATTCTTTCACGTGCCCTGGTTAAAAACCAGTCGGTCGTGGATTTTACGCTAACCTCTGTGCCAGATGCAAACCGTGTGTCTTTCCGTATGTTCACCTCCATTCGACGAAACACCAGTCTTCTAAACATGGCTGTGAGATTTCTCACACACCAGAGGCTAGATAGGCAGGCTGCTGTGGCATTCGAAGCCCTCAGCGAAAAGGCGTCGCTTGTTCCACACATAATGAAAGTTACCGAACAGACCGAGGACAAGGCAAAAAAGGACGTGCAGTCAGCAAAGCGATACATTCAGTCGAACTACTTTCAACTAGCAGGCATTGTGAGAGAAAGTGTTGTTTGCCACCTTGGCTTGGGAAGACAGATTGACACCTTGAATCACGATTGCCTCTGTTCCATTACACGATATCTCAAGCTGTCGGACATTGTCTCTGTACATTGCGACAACCCTAATGGACAGCCATAA
- the LOC139060891 gene encoding NLR family CARD domain-containing protein 3-like, protein MNDDPWWQEKMLGVDLERSCSQPTSESCWLCDDLENWNAVLNPLCLNLIEWQLGKLQLCTLAGIAEMIYSKDCNTRYDAAYVMAWLPRKHSCIEAIRLNEHHPQPHILSFPEITTAECPLKLHHIVIAGSASYDWALLLDTLGSIASLETFELCNVEVSESFASKAGELLSANCASIKTVTLSNATIPRTASEALVSSISKCKNLRELTLSSNMSTSALKNLAKLLRSTKTLKTLHLQAEPSRHTSESRYQRNEKGIALAVAKLLRRNMSLVELHYQASNEATKNILMAVEANDTLKHLILTGDDYEVNYIDTAIGSLLESALSNNRGLCSLTLKGYKILSGVAALISKGLQANATLESLDVSQCCVDMTEVRVLCNILKQNKTLQKLQIEAYSALKSERLELYAELDKNQWYSRIQLSCMNIVTQELVKSLSQPSLCPTDIHLVVDKDSGASFTALFKALTISISVKSLSVSFNGAQLEHLTSLLNTLEDNKSLRSVTLHESFFDSNCAAMVAQGLILNESVVELTLECREVDSMSAEMIALLLESNEILYKFHLSSLPELTFDLVHTISQGVIENKFITEADVDCEAPFLRAAVQRNVTQLHRAVRFVLRRNVGKRCAASFELLESKPSLIAGLQSAAGMTEVEAKCAVKAARHFLWTNYLFINNIVHHKLECYREEGTQIDELSPDCWVAIAKHLRICDVLPMAISEY, encoded by the exons ATGAATGACGATCCCTGGTGGCAGGAGAAGATGTTAGGCGTGGACCTCGAGCGTAGTTGCTCACAGCCGACATCGGAGAGTTGTTGGCTGTGTGATGATCTAGAAAACTGGAACGCCGTGCTGAACCCATTGTGCCTTAACCTCATCGAGTGGCAACTGGGAAAGCTTCAGTTGTGCACGCTAGCAGGAATCGCCGAGATGATCTATTCGAAAGACTGCAACACTCGATATGACGCTGCCTACGTCATGGCGTGGCTGCCAAGAAAACATAGCTGCATTGAGGCGATCCGCTTAAATGAACATCATCCACAACCACATATTCTTTCCTTTCCAGAAATAACCACCGCAGAGTGTCCACTGAAGCTGCACCACATAGTCATTGCAGGCAGTGCATCCTACGATTGGGCCTTGCTTCTCGACACCTTGGGGTCCATTGCGTCGCTTGAGACATTCGAGCTCTGCAACGTCGAAGTGAGCGAAAGCTTTGCCTCGAAAGCTGGTGAACTTTTATCTGCCAACTGTGCTTCTATTAAGACCGTGACTTTGTCAAATGCCACGATTCCTCGCACTGCCTCAGAGGCTCTCGTGAGCAGCATATCAAAGTGTAAGAACCTTCGGGAACTCACACTCAGTTCAAACATGAGCACCAGCGCACTGAAAAATTTAGCCAAGCTGCTGCGATCAACGAAAACATTGAAGACGCTGCATTTGCAGGCAGAGCCTAGTAGGCACACATCAGAATCGCGCTACCAGAGAAATGAAAAAGGAATAGCACTGGCAGTTGCCAAACTCTTGCGGAGAAACATGTCGCTCGTCGAGTTGCACTACCAAGCTTCTAACGAAGCCACTAAAAACATTTTGATGGCTGTTGAAGCCAACGATACACTCAAGCACCTGATACTCACTGGTGACGATTATGAAGTTAACTACATTGACACAGCTATTGGAAGTTTGCTCGAGTCGGCGCTGTCGAACAACCGAGGCCTTTGTTCACTAACTCTTAAAGGCTACAAAATTCTCAGTGGTGTCGCCGCACTCATATCCAAAGGACTGCAAGCGAACGCTACTCTAGAGAGTCTTGATGTGTCTCAGTGTTGTGTGGATATGACCGAAGTGCGAGTTCTCTGCAACATCCTGAAACAGAATAAGACATTGCAGAAGTTGCAGATTGAAGCCTATTCAGCATTAAAGAGTGAAAG GTTGGAACTGTATGCAGAACTGGACAAGAACCAGTGGTACAGCCGCATCCAGCTAAGCTGCATGAACATCGTCACTCAAGAGCTTGTCAAGTCCCTGTCGCAACCATCTCTGTGTCCCACCGACATACACCTCGTGGTCGACAAGGATTCTGGAGCATCCTTTACTGCCCTATTCAAAGCGCTAACCATTAGTATCTCTGTAAAGAGCTTAAGTGTCTCCTTCAATGGCGCCCAGCTTGAACATTTGACAAGCCTGCTCAACACGCTCGAAGACAACAAATCCCTGAGATCTGTTACACTTCATGAGAGCTTTTTCGACTCTAACTGTGCTGCGATGGTGGCACAGGGCCTCATCTTGAACGAATCCGTGGTGGAGCTGACGTTGGAGTGCCGCGAGGTAGACAGCATGTCTGCGGAAATGATTGCACTGCTGCTTGAGTCAAACGAAATTCTATACAAGTTCCACCTCTCGAGTTTGCCGGAACTGACATTCGATTTAGTACACACTATATCCCAGGGAGTTATTGAGAATAAGTTCATCACCGAGGCAGACGTAGACTGTGAGGCGCCATTTTTGAGAGCAGCTGTCCAGAGGAATGTGACGCAGCTGCACCGTGCTGTTCGTTTTGTGTTGAGGCGAAATGTGGGGAAGCGGTGCGCAGCATCATTTGAGCTCCTCGAGTCAAAGCCATCCTTGATTGCAGGCCTGCAGTCAGCGGCTGGTATGACCGAAGTGGAAGCAAAGTGTGCCGTGAAGGCAGCCAGGCACTTTCTGTGGACAAATTACCTTTTCATTAACAACATTGTGCATCACAAGTTGGAGTGCTACCGTGAAGAAGGTACGCAGATAGATGAACTCAGTCCCGATTGTTGGGTCGCTATTGCGAAGCACTTGCGAATCTGTGATGTGCTACCCATGGCAATTTCTGAATACTAG